The Raphanus sativus cultivar WK10039 unplaced genomic scaffold, ASM80110v3 Scaffold0630, whole genome shotgun sequence genomic interval CTTTTCTTCATTTCCAAGACTTAAACGTTGCTGTGTTGATTCAAACTTGGGACCACTTTTGTTGGGCTGATAACTGGGCTTCTCTTCTTCCGGAAAGCCCATCTTCTGTTTTCCCTTTTGTTCTCTTGTCAACCTGTTGCCATTCGTTGAGCTCTCATCAATAAGAACATCTTCAGCTTCAACCAAAGCTTCCCCTGAGGCATTCTCCAGACAACGTTCAGCAATATTCTTCACAGATGAACAGTACTGTCTAAACCCGTCGTTGCCCCACCGATTGCAAGCTCCGGTAAGCTCCCCCGGAGTTTTGTTCCCATTCTCCAAACAGTGAGCAAAGCTCTCTTGATACACCGCTTCTATCGCCCAGAAAGCCGTCATCACCACCCCATACTCCACTTCACTACTCATCAGACCTTCAAGAAACCTTTTGAacaaaccacaaaaaaaaaaaaatgctcaTCGAGAATCTCTCAAAAATCAAGAATTAACTTAAATCGAATAACTACCTGCGATATTCTTTATTCGCCTTTTGAGCCACAACGGTCGAGAAGTCAACGCCCCACTTCGACCCTTCGCTTTTAAACCATTCGATCTCATCATTCAACGACGCTAAACCACCGAGAACCACTTCCATGTCGGAAGTCTCGCCGGATTCTTTGCCGGCTCTGATCAGAACATTCGCTACAAACGGCGCGAACTCCCTCACGAAGAGGTAGTCTTGCCCCTGCCACCAAAATGAAGCCGTTTTAAACATTCTTCGGTTTCATTTCATCAGTAAGTTAACAGTACCAGCCAAGTTTTGAAGGAGGAGAGATCAACGGATCCGTCGAGGATGGAGATGACGAAGTCATGGCGTGTAGCCGCCGTGTATAACGAATGGTGTTTATCAAGCCACGTGTCGATCACCCCTCTCTTCTCCGGTTTCTCCATCGAAGTTGCTGCTTCTCACAAGATTCTTCTTCACCGATCAATCATCCTCGTCTCCCCCGCCAACAGTTGACTCTTTCCTCTGTAGCGTACATGTCTTATTGGGCTTTAAGGTAAATAGCC includes:
- the LOC108858904 gene encoding bifunctional TENA-E protein — its product is MEKPEKRGVIDTWLDKHHSLYTAATRHDFVISILDGSVDLSSFKTWLGQDYLFVREFAPFVANVLIRAGKESGETSDMEVVLGGLASLNDEIEWFKSEGSKWGVDFSTVVAQKANKEYRRFLEGLMSSEVEYGVVMTAFWAIEAVYQESFAHCLENGNKTPGELTGACNRWGNDGFRQYCSSVKNIAERCLENASGEALVEAEDVLIDESSTNGNRLTREQKGKQKMGFPEEEKPSYQPNKSGPKFESTQQRLSLGNEEKSRKSKVQKQCVTQAVAEDVNGVKLANRFSALDLEDVYD